A genomic window from Flintibacter sp. KGMB00164 includes:
- a CDS encoding HAMP domain-containing sensor histidine kinase, which yields MAKKVVVTDKVKIRGIRRRWLINSVGVVLLVLAMALGTFAAAMWSYYYTTTINDLQRQAEDRARGFASYTRSQFWGNAQSAVQEFENKTKLELQFLDVTGAVQYSSNDLAAGTTPGTPDIQSVLVNQESKAWMGTDPHTGERIVAASAPVVYHGQTVAIVRYVTSLVAIDWQFFLSVALACMLGAVILALVYFSNLYFVRSIVEPLASITETARLIADGSYGVQIEKKFDDEIGELTDTINDMSLKIKQSEKTQSEFISSVSHELRTPLTAITGWAETIQSGELRDPKDVRKGMDIIVSEARRLTNMVEELLEFSRMSDGRFTLSVEPLDLKAELEDAVYTYREFFRREGIELTYQDCPEEAVPISGDPERLRQVFCNLLDNAGKHGGSGKRIDVSIAQEEEFAVIRIRDYGPGIPEEELPHVKYKFYKGSSKARGSGIGLAVCEEIVTRHEGTLDIGNAEGGGCLVTLRLPIET from the coding sequence ATGGCCAAGAAGGTCGTTGTAACCGATAAAGTGAAGATCCGGGGTATCCGGCGGCGCTGGCTCATCAACAGTGTAGGCGTGGTGCTGCTGGTGCTGGCCATGGCGTTGGGCACCTTTGCCGCAGCCATGTGGAGCTATTATTACACCACAACGATCAATGATCTGCAGCGCCAGGCAGAGGACCGGGCACGAGGATTTGCCTCCTATACCCGCAGCCAGTTTTGGGGCAACGCCCAAAGCGCGGTGCAGGAATTTGAGAACAAGACCAAGCTGGAACTGCAATTTCTGGATGTGACCGGAGCGGTACAGTATTCCAGTAATGACTTGGCGGCCGGTACCACGCCGGGTACGCCCGATATCCAGAGCGTGCTGGTCAACCAGGAGTCCAAGGCGTGGATGGGAACCGACCCCCACACCGGAGAGCGGATCGTGGCTGCCTCTGCGCCGGTGGTCTACCATGGGCAGACCGTGGCCATCGTGCGGTATGTAACCTCGCTGGTGGCTATTGACTGGCAATTTTTCCTGTCCGTCGCTTTGGCATGCATGCTGGGGGCAGTGATCCTTGCTCTGGTGTATTTCTCCAACCTCTACTTTGTGCGCTCCATAGTAGAGCCGCTGGCCAGCATTACCGAGACGGCGCGGCTCATTGCCGACGGCAGCTATGGCGTACAGATTGAGAAAAAGTTTGATGATGAGATCGGTGAACTTACCGACACCATCAACGATATGTCCCTGAAAATCAAACAGTCGGAAAAGACCCAGTCGGAGTTTATCTCCTCTGTCTCCCACGAACTGCGCACCCCTCTGACCGCCATCACCGGATGGGCAGAGACCATCCAGAGCGGCGAACTGCGAGACCCCAAGGATGTGCGCAAGGGTATGGATATTATCGTCTCTGAGGCGCGGCGGCTGACCAACATGGTGGAGGAGCTGCTGGAGTTCTCCCGCATGTCGGACGGACGATTCACTTTGTCGGTGGAGCCTTTGGACCTGAAGGCGGAGTTGGAGGACGCGGTGTATACCTACCGGGAGTTCTTCCGCCGGGAGGGTATCGAGCTTACCTATCAGGATTGCCCGGAGGAGGCGGTACCCATCAGCGGCGATCCGGAGCGGCTGCGCCAGGTATTCTGCAACTTGCTGGACAATGCGGGCAAGCACGGCGGCTCGGGCAAACGCATCGATGTGTCCATTGCCCAGGAAGAGGAGTTTGCAGTCATCCGTATCCGGGACTACGGTCCCGGCATCCCGGAGGAGGAGCTGCCTCACGTAAAATACAAGTTCTATAAAGGAAGTTCCAAGGCTAGAGGTTCCGGTATCGGTCTGGCCGTATGTGAAGAGATCGTTACCCGCCATGAGGGAACTCTGGACATTGGAAATGCCGAGGGCGGAGGCTGCCTGGTGACGCTCCGTTTGCCAATTGAAACATAA
- a CDS encoding DUF1385 domain-containing protein, whose amino-acid sequence MSTEQKNCACPKSGFKTMCGGQALIEGIMMRGPKKQAIVVRQPDGQLAIRESELKLIKDKYPLLGLPLVRGVVTFVASMVEGVKALMYSAEFFPEEEEEPEEPSKFELWLEKTLGSEKAASVIVMVAVVLGICMSIGLFFLLPTLLGSAVTLVTDSMLVRNVAESVLKIVIFVGYLAMCSHMKDIRRVFQYHGAEHKTIFCYEAGLPLTVENVRKQPRHHPRCGTSFLFMVIAISILVSTVVFAIWPVHHVVWRFLAHLAMLPVIVGISYEFNRWAGRHDGFVTRILVAPGLWLQNFTTFEPDDSMIEVGIKALELVLPENKGEDAW is encoded by the coding sequence ATGTCAACAGAGCAAAAAAACTGCGCCTGCCCGAAGAGCGGTTTCAAGACCATGTGCGGCGGTCAGGCGCTGATCGAAGGCATCATGATGCGCGGGCCAAAGAAGCAGGCCATCGTGGTGCGTCAGCCCGACGGTCAGCTGGCCATTCGGGAGAGTGAGCTGAAGCTGATCAAGGATAAATATCCCCTGCTGGGCCTGCCTCTTGTGCGGGGGGTGGTGACCTTTGTGGCCTCTATGGTGGAGGGCGTAAAGGCGCTGATGTATTCCGCCGAGTTTTTCCCGGAAGAGGAGGAAGAGCCCGAGGAGCCCTCCAAGTTTGAGCTTTGGCTGGAAAAGACGCTGGGCAGTGAAAAGGCTGCATCTGTCATTGTAATGGTGGCAGTAGTGCTGGGCATCTGCATGTCTATCGGCCTGTTTTTCCTGCTGCCCACCCTGTTGGGTAGCGCTGTGACGTTGGTCACGGACTCCATGCTGGTGCGCAATGTAGCGGAGAGCGTACTGAAAATTGTGATTTTTGTGGGCTATTTGGCTATGTGTTCCCATATGAAGGATATTCGCCGGGTATTTCAATACCACGGAGCGGAGCATAAGACCATTTTCTGCTATGAGGCAGGACTGCCGTTGACGGTGGAAAATGTGCGCAAGCAGCCCCGACACCATCCTCGCTGCGGCACCAGCTTTTTGTTTATGGTGATCGCCATCTCCATCCTGGTGTCCACGGTGGTCTTTGCCATTTGGCCGGTTCACCATGTGGTTTGGCGGTTTTTGGCCCATCTGGCCATGCTGCCTGTCATTGTGGGCATCAGCTATGAGTTTAACCGCTGGGCGGGACGGCATGACGGGTTTGTGACCCGGATTTTGGTGGCTCCCGGCCTGTGGCTTCAGAATTTTACCACCTTTGAACCGGACGACTCCATGATCGAGGTGGGCATCAAGGCTCTGGAATTGGTGCTGCCGGAGAATAAGGGCGAGGACGCGTGGTAA
- the prmC gene encoding peptide chain release factor N(5)-glutamine methyltransferase produces the protein MATTYNNLFLDTRARLRKAGIEAGQLEARELICYAADKSREQFYRDMPLYVSGEMERRVEELVQRRLAGEPVAYIVGEWEFYGLPLNISNDVLIPRIDTEVLAERGILRARAAGEGARVLDLCAGSGCVGLAIAANAPDCRVVLGELSEGALRVCKQNVRRNELNARVTCLSVNAMEPPASSLWDFDVIVSNPPYIPTGDIEGLDHSVKDYEPHMALDGGADGLDFYRFIAAKWKNAIRLGGSLIFEVGIGQAPDVENILAQNGFEQIQTTADTQGIWRVVEGTING, from the coding sequence ATGGCTACCACCTATAACAATTTATTCCTGGATACCCGGGCGCGTCTGCGTAAGGCAGGGATCGAGGCAGGACAGCTGGAGGCCCGGGAGCTTATTTGCTATGCGGCGGATAAGAGCCGGGAGCAGTTTTACCGGGACATGCCCCTGTATGTTTCAGGCGAGATGGAGCGCCGGGTGGAAGAGCTGGTGCAGCGCCGCCTGGCAGGAGAGCCGGTGGCCTATATCGTGGGCGAGTGGGAGTTTTACGGACTGCCCCTGAATATCTCCAACGACGTGCTCATTCCCCGCATCGACACCGAGGTGCTGGCCGAGCGGGGCATCCTGCGGGCCAGAGCGGCGGGAGAGGGAGCCCGGGTGCTGGATCTGTGCGCTGGAAGCGGCTGTGTGGGATTGGCCATCGCCGCCAACGCCCCAGACTGCCGGGTGGTGCTGGGCGAGCTGTCCGAGGGTGCTCTGCGGGTGTGCAAGCAGAATGTGCGCCGCAACGAGCTTAACGCCCGGGTGACCTGTCTGTCGGTGAACGCCATGGAGCCCCCCGCCTCCTCTCTGTGGGATTTTGACGTAATTGTGAGCAATCCTCCCTACATCCCCACCGGAGACATTGAAGGACTGGACCACAGCGTAAAGGACTACGAACCTCACATGGCTCTGGACGGCGGCGCAGACGGTCTGGATTTTTACCGCTTTATCGCTGCCAAATGGAAAAATGCCATCCGTCTGGGCGGCTCTCTCATTTTTGAGGTAGGAATCGGACAGGCTCCGGATGTGGAAAATATTCTGGCCCAGAACGGATTTGAACAGATCCAGACCACCGCTGACACCCAGGGAATCTGGCGTGTTGTGGAGGGAACTATCAACGGATAA
- the recA gene encoding recombinase RecA, with protein MATKKPVVESAAPASDKKKALETAMAQIERAYGKGSIMRLGENVDVMVESIPTGSLSLDLALGIGGMPRGRIIEIYGPESSGKTTLALHVVAEAQKRGGEVAFIDAEHALDPTYARALGVDIDSMLIAQPDTGEQGLEICEALVRSGAIDVVVVDSVAALTPRAEIEGDMGDSHVGLLARLMSQALRKLAGSIAKTNCIVIFINQLREKVGVVYGNPEVTTGGRALKFYSSVRIDVRRIEALKSGSEIIGNRTRAKIVKNKVAPPFREAEFDIMYGEGISKVGELIDLGVKLDLVQKSGSWFAMGELRLGQGRDAAKQFLRDNPDLADELEAKIRANSFKLLSKQGQAAARAAGRAVDISADDFQDGED; from the coding sequence ATGGCAACCAAAAAGCCTGTGGTGGAGAGCGCCGCTCCCGCCTCGGATAAGAAGAAAGCGTTGGAGACCGCCATGGCCCAGATCGAGCGGGCCTACGGCAAGGGTTCCATTATGCGTCTGGGAGAGAATGTGGACGTGATGGTGGAGTCCATCCCCACCGGCTCTCTCTCCTTGGACCTGGCTCTGGGCATCGGAGGTATGCCCCGGGGCCGTATCATTGAGATCTATGGACCGGAATCCTCCGGTAAGACCACCCTGGCCCTCCATGTGGTGGCCGAGGCTCAGAAGCGGGGCGGCGAGGTGGCCTTTATCGACGCCGAGCATGCCCTGGATCCCACCTATGCCCGGGCCTTGGGCGTGGATATCGACTCCATGCTGATTGCCCAGCCCGACACCGGCGAGCAGGGCCTGGAGATCTGTGAGGCTCTGGTGCGCTCGGGTGCTATCGACGTGGTGGTCGTGGACTCGGTGGCAGCCCTGACTCCCCGGGCGGAGATCGAGGGCGACATGGGCGACAGCCACGTGGGTCTGCTGGCCCGGCTGATGAGCCAGGCTCTGCGTAAGCTGGCCGGCTCTATCGCCAAGACCAACTGTATCGTGATCTTCATCAACCAGCTGCGTGAAAAGGTGGGCGTGGTTTACGGCAACCCCGAGGTCACCACCGGCGGCCGGGCGCTGAAGTTCTACTCCTCCGTGCGTATCGACGTGCGGCGCATCGAGGCTCTGAAGAGCGGCTCCGAAATCATCGGTAACCGCACCCGAGCCAAGATCGTGAAGAATAAGGTAGCTCCCCCCTTCCGGGAGGCGGAGTTTGATATCATGTACGGCGAAGGCATCTCCAAGGTGGGCGAGCTTATCGACCTGGGTGTGAAGCTGGATCTGGTGCAGAAGAGCGGCTCCTGGTTTGCCATGGGCGAGCTGCGCCTGGGTCAGGGCCGGGATGCTGCTAAGCAGTTCCTGCGGGATAATCCCGATCTGGCCGACGAGCTGGAGGCCAAGATCCGTGCCAACTCCTTCAAGCTCCTGTCCAAGCAGGGCCAGGCGGCTGCCCGGGCTGCGGGACGTGCGGTGGATATCTCCGCCGACGACTTCCAGGACGGCGAGGACTAA
- a CDS encoding regulatory protein RecX — MKIVQLKPSQRVQGRWLAQLEDGTLLRVGENEVLNFSLYGGKELTEEELRAIIQAARKSGLKEKALNLAASKPISRREMERKLESWEASEEETAQICDRLEELGLLDDQRYACTVVRHYSGKGYGVRKLQDELYRRGVPREMWEQALEEAQDPTNAIEAFVAKKLAGKEVDRRELKRVSDALLRRGYQWQEIRPVLDRYSRDDLD, encoded by the coding sequence GTGAAGATCGTACAGCTCAAGCCCTCCCAGCGTGTTCAGGGCCGATGGCTGGCCCAGCTGGAGGACGGTACACTGCTCCGTGTGGGCGAAAATGAGGTGCTGAACTTCTCTTTGTACGGAGGGAAGGAACTGACCGAGGAAGAACTCCGGGCCATCATCCAGGCTGCCCGGAAGAGTGGGCTGAAAGAAAAAGCCCTCAATCTGGCTGCCTCCAAGCCCATCTCCCGCCGGGAGATGGAGCGCAAGCTGGAGAGCTGGGAGGCCAGTGAGGAGGAAACTGCCCAGATCTGCGACCGGCTGGAGGAACTGGGCCTGTTGGATGATCAGCGGTACGCCTGTACCGTGGTGCGCCACTACTCTGGGAAGGGCTATGGCGTGCGGAAACTCCAGGACGAACTCTACCGCCGGGGAGTGCCCCGGGAGATGTGGGAGCAGGCCCTGGAAGAGGCTCAGGATCCTACAAACGCCATTGAGGCCTTCGTGGCCAAGAAGCTTGCCGGGAAAGAAGTGGACCGCCGGGAACTCAAGCGGGTCTCCGACGCGCTGCTGCGCCGGGGCTACCAATGGCAGGAGATCCGACCGGTCCTGGACCGGTACAGCCGGGACGATCTGGATTGA
- the rimO gene encoding 30S ribosomal protein S12 methylthiotransferase RimO — protein MPYKIAFVSLGCAKNLVNTEQMMALCRKAGHTVTGEPEGADVAVLNTCGFIESAKSEAIENILELAQLKQAGKLKKLLVAGCLTQRYPDDIRKELPEVDGMLGTGSYTDVVTAVEELMAGERPEHFERIDRAYDDGERMVTTPPYTAYLKIAEGCSNGCAFCIIPKLRGRYRSRTMDHLLEEAKSLADSGVKELIVIAQDITRYGSDLGEGTTLAGLLKELCKLPFHWIRLHYLYPEAITDELVEVIASEKKIVHYLDIPIQHCNDGILKAMRRRNTKVELEELFARLRKAIPDVVIRTSLICGLPGEGEAEFEELCEFLKEQKLQRAGVFQFSPEEGTLAEKMENQVDPDVAARRVELVVDLQSRIMDEYNEERLGTVMEVLCEGFDSQAGCFVGRTYADSVEIDGHVYFTAAGLVPAGEFVHVRITGVSDGDLTGEIEE, from the coding sequence ATGCCTTATAAGATTGCCTTTGTTTCCCTGGGCTGTGCGAAGAACTTGGTGAATACTGAGCAGATGATGGCCCTGTGTCGCAAGGCAGGTCACACAGTCACCGGAGAGCCTGAGGGGGCTGACGTGGCGGTGCTGAATACCTGCGGGTTTATTGAGTCGGCCAAGAGCGAGGCCATTGAAAATATCTTGGAGCTGGCCCAGCTCAAGCAGGCCGGCAAGCTGAAGAAGCTGTTGGTGGCCGGATGCCTGACCCAGCGCTACCCCGATGACATTCGTAAGGAACTGCCCGAGGTGGACGGTATGCTGGGAACCGGCAGCTACACCGATGTGGTTACCGCCGTGGAGGAGCTGATGGCCGGGGAGCGGCCGGAGCACTTTGAGCGGATCGACCGGGCCTATGACGACGGGGAGCGGATGGTCACCACGCCTCCCTACACCGCCTATTTGAAGATTGCAGAGGGATGCAGCAACGGCTGCGCCTTCTGCATCATCCCCAAACTCCGTGGCCGCTACCGCAGCCGCACCATGGATCATCTGCTGGAGGAGGCCAAGTCTCTGGCCGATTCCGGGGTGAAGGAGCTTATCGTCATTGCTCAGGACATCACCCGCTACGGCAGCGACCTGGGGGAGGGCACCACACTGGCAGGCCTTTTGAAGGAACTGTGCAAGCTGCCCTTCCATTGGATCCGCCTGCACTACCTCTATCCCGAGGCCATCACCGACGAACTGGTGGAGGTCATTGCCAGCGAGAAGAAGATCGTCCACTATCTGGACATCCCCATCCAGCACTGCAATGACGGGATCTTGAAGGCGATGCGCCGCCGCAATACGAAGGTGGAGCTGGAAGAGCTGTTTGCCCGTTTGCGCAAAGCCATCCCCGATGTGGTGATCCGCACCTCTTTGATCTGTGGTCTGCCCGGCGAGGGCGAGGCGGAATTTGAGGAGCTGTGTGAGTTCCTCAAGGAGCAGAAGCTTCAGCGGGCCGGTGTATTCCAGTTCTCCCCGGAGGAGGGCACCCTGGCTGAGAAGATGGAAAACCAGGTGGACCCTGATGTGGCGGCCCGCCGGGTAGAGCTGGTAGTGGATCTCCAGTCCCGGATTATGGATGAGTACAACGAGGAGCGCCTGGGAACTGTGATGGAAGTGCTCTGCGAGGGCTTTGACAGCCAGGCGGGATGCTTCGTGGGCCGGACCTATGCCGACTCGGTGGAGATCGATGGCCACGTGTACTTTACCGCCGCAGGACTGGTGCCGGCCGGCGAGTTTGTCCATGTGCGCATCACCGGTGTGTCCGACGGTGATCTGACCGGTGAGATTGAAGAGTAA
- the pgsA gene encoding CDP-diacylglycerol--glycerol-3-phosphate 3-phosphatidyltransferase: MNTANKLTLARVVMIPLFLLVLYLHVPGANYWALAIFIVASLTDTLDGYIARHYNQTTDFGKFMDPLADKCLVTAAMLWFVEIGHMPGWALLIVIVREFAVSGLRMVAADKGRVIAAGWSGKVKTASTMVCICLMLLLPRFVELSAICVAVIVLTTIWSGVEYFMKNLDVLSEVK; this comes from the coding sequence ATGAATACCGCAAATAAGCTGACCCTGGCTCGGGTGGTTATGATCCCCCTGTTTTTGCTGGTGCTTTACCTGCATGTGCCGGGGGCCAACTACTGGGCGCTGGCCATTTTTATCGTAGCCAGTCTCACTGACACGCTGGACGGATACATCGCCCGGCACTACAACCAGACTACCGACTTCGGCAAGTTTATGGATCCTCTGGCGGATAAATGTCTGGTGACGGCCGCCATGCTGTGGTTTGTAGAGATTGGTCACATGCCGGGCTGGGCGCTGCTCATTGTCATCGTGCGGGAGTTTGCCGTGTCCGGACTGCGGATGGTGGCTGCCGACAAGGGACGGGTTATTGCTGCTGGATGGTCCGGCAAGGTAAAGACCGCTTCTACCATGGTTTGCATCTGCCTGATGCTGCTGCTGCCCCGGTTTGTGGAGCTCAGCGCGATCTGTGTAGCGGTGATCGTACTGACCACCATCTGGTCGGGCGTAGAATATTTTATGAAGAATCTGGACGTTCTGTCTGAGGTAAAGTAA
- a CDS encoding YitT family protein, translating to MNQIKKRDLAESVVARLIISTISALIVAVNLNSFVQAGDLFPGGFTGLTRLIMRCAWEFAGVELPFGPINIAINALPALFCLKYVGKRFTLWSCFVIVLTSIFTDLVPSFPITEDPLLVAVFGGLINGVSIGICLYVRITSGGTDFIAIPLMERWNVSTWNYILAGNVVMLLIAGALFGWESALYSIIFQFASTQVVRVMDPDSTQVTVLIVTGRESAGGVCAQIQELHHTATLVEGVGLYNGERCVLIYTVVYVGEVRKMTRMVHQADPKAFINVLRTERLAGNFYRRPRD from the coding sequence GTGAACCAGATAAAAAAGCGGGATCTGGCAGAATCGGTGGTTGCACGGCTGATTATCTCCACCATTTCTGCGCTGATCGTAGCAGTAAACCTCAACAGCTTCGTTCAGGCGGGAGATCTGTTCCCGGGAGGCTTTACCGGACTAACCCGCCTGATTATGCGATGTGCCTGGGAGTTTGCGGGAGTAGAGCTTCCCTTTGGCCCCATTAACATCGCCATCAATGCTTTGCCTGCCCTCTTCTGCCTGAAGTACGTGGGCAAGCGCTTCACCCTTTGGTCCTGCTTTGTCATCGTACTTACCAGTATTTTTACTGACTTGGTACCCTCTTTCCCCATTACGGAGGATCCTTTGCTGGTGGCGGTGTTCGGCGGACTGATTAACGGTGTGTCCATTGGTATTTGCCTCTATGTCCGCATCACCAGCGGCGGTACCGACTTCATTGCTATTCCCTTGATGGAGCGGTGGAACGTGAGTACCTGGAACTACATCCTGGCGGGCAATGTGGTGATGCTGCTGATCGCAGGCGCCCTGTTCGGCTGGGAATCGGCCTTGTACTCGATTATTTTCCAGTTTGCCTCGACCCAGGTCGTACGAGTTATGGATCCGGACAGCACGCAGGTTACGGTACTCATTGTCACCGGACGGGAAAGCGCTGGCGGCGTGTGTGCCCAGATTCAGGAATTGCACCATACTGCAACCTTGGTTGAGGGTGTGGGGCTTTACAACGGCGAGCGCTGTGTTCTGATTTACACAGTGGTCTATGTGGGTGAGGTTCGGAAAATGACCCGTATGGTCCATCAGGCGGATCCCAAGGCATTTATCAATGTCTTGCGTACCGAGCGCCTGGCGGGAAACTTCTACCGCAGGCCCAGAGATTAA
- a CDS encoding AraC family transcriptional regulator codes for MTNVDFHLQLNHNETWSMSRLHFHDYYELFLPLTSPGNIFVSDQVYPLRRGTLYLIGENTLHRTIATGFHARYVLHVSRKTLSDLSTPQTDFMQLTRDSFLRAAMTSEQMIEIIELFQALERNKNDGSFGSDIHQTIALLNLLLRAAPILTSATAGDAVRNKDFLRVAPILDYIRNNLSEPLTLDQIANQFYISKHYLCRIFKSATGFSVMEYIIYSRVLRARQLLKEGVSVQQAGEMSGFSDNSHFIRTFGHLTGTSPGRYAREYQTSDQVLLRENGKSGKG; via the coding sequence ATGACCAATGTTGACTTCCATCTTCAGCTCAACCACAATGAAACCTGGAGCATGAGCCGGCTCCATTTCCATGACTACTATGAACTTTTTCTGCCCCTCACCAGCCCGGGCAATATTTTTGTCAGCGACCAGGTCTATCCCCTGCGCCGCGGCACTTTATATTTAATTGGTGAAAATACCCTCCACCGCACCATTGCCACCGGCTTTCACGCCCGCTATGTGCTCCACGTCAGCCGCAAGACTCTCTCCGACCTGTCTACCCCCCAGACCGACTTTATGCAGCTGACCCGGGACAGCTTTCTTCGCGCTGCCATGACCAGCGAGCAGATGATTGAGATCATCGAGCTCTTCCAGGCTCTGGAGCGCAACAAAAACGACGGCAGCTTCGGCAGCGATATCCACCAGACCATTGCACTTTTGAATCTGCTCCTGCGGGCCGCCCCGATTCTCACCTCTGCCACCGCCGGCGACGCAGTGCGCAACAAGGATTTTCTCCGGGTCGCTCCTATTCTGGACTATATCCGCAATAATCTCTCCGAGCCTTTGACCCTGGACCAGATCGCCAACCAGTTCTATATCAGCAAGCACTATCTGTGCCGCATCTTCAAATCGGCCACCGGTTTCTCCGTAATGGAGTACATTATCTACAGCCGGGTTCTGCGGGCCCGTCAGCTTCTTAAGGAAGGTGTAAGCGTCCAGCAGGCCGGCGAGATGTCCGGCTTCTCCGACAACTCCCACTTTATCCGCACCTTTGGTCATCTCACCGGCACCTCCCCCGGACGCTATGCCCGAGAGTATCAGACCAGCGACCAGGTTCTGCTGCGGGAAAACGGGAAGTCCGGGAAAGGCTGA
- a CDS encoding CoA-transferase: protein MNKVYTLHDAVAKFVESGDCISFGGFTTNRKPYAAVAEILRQGQKDFTVWAGPAGGDWDMLIGEGRVKAYINCYTANSGYTNVSRRFRAAIEKGQLTYEDYSQDVLMLQLHAASLGLPFLPVRLMQGSGLMKYWGISEEQRKTLDKVDDLKCVEVENPFNPGEKVVAVPVPKLDTAIIHVQKASPDGTCIIEGDEFHDVDIAVAARKVIVTCEDLVSDEYIRRDPTLTRIFGQCVDAVVHCPYGAWPSQCYNYYDNDSHALKEYDKASKYQDVEDAKAQLAKAAAKAEKAAAAKPDDAKLAEAAAKAKKAAEDAEAGVAIPETFKDYLDKWVYSVKDNDELLDKVGGSRLLRLKNEPHLGYSTRH from the coding sequence ATGAACAAAGTCTACACCTTGCACGACGCGGTTGCGAAATTCGTCGAGAGCGGAGATTGCATCTCCTTCGGCGGCTTTACCACCAACCGTAAGCCCTATGCCGCGGTGGCTGAGATCCTGCGTCAGGGCCAGAAGGACTTCACCGTCTGGGCCGGTCCTGCCGGCGGCGACTGGGATATGCTGATCGGTGAGGGCCGTGTCAAGGCTTACATCAACTGCTATACCGCTAACTCCGGCTACACCAACGTTTCCCGCCGCTTCCGTGCTGCCATCGAGAAGGGCCAGCTGACCTACGAGGACTACTCTCAGGACGTGCTGATGCTTCAGCTGCATGCCGCTTCTCTGGGCCTGCCCTTCCTGCCCGTGCGTCTGATGCAGGGTTCCGGTCTGATGAAGTACTGGGGCATCAGCGAGGAGCAGCGCAAGACCCTGGACAAGGTGGACGACCTGAAGTGCGTTGAGGTGGAGAACCCCTTCAACCCCGGTGAGAAGGTTGTTGCTGTTCCCGTGCCCAAGCTGGACACCGCTATCATCCACGTGCAGAAGGCTTCTCCCGATGGCACCTGCATCATCGAGGGCGACGAGTTCCACGATGTGGACATCGCTGTTGCCGCCCGTAAGGTCATCGTCACCTGCGAGGATCTGGTCAGCGACGAGTACATCCGCCGCGATCCTACCCTGACCCGCATCTTCGGTCAGTGCGTGGACGCTGTTGTCCACTGCCCCTACGGCGCTTGGCCCTCTCAGTGCTACAACTACTACGACAACGACTCCCACGCTCTGAAGGAGTACGACAAGGCCTCCAAGTATCAGGACGTCGAGGATGCCAAGGCTCAGCTGGCTAAGGCTGCTGCCAAGGCTGAGAAGGCTGCCGCTGCCAAGCCCGACGACGCCAAGCTGGCCGAGGCTGCTGCCAAGGCTAAGAAGGCTGCTGAGGATGCTGAGGCCGGCGTGGCCATCCCCGAGACCTTCAAGGACTATCTGGATAAGTGGGTCTACAGCGTCAAGGATAACGACGAGCTGCTGGACAAGGTGGGCGGTTCCCGTCTGCTGCGCCTGAAGAACGAGCCCCACCTGGGTTATTCCACCAGACACTAA
- the gctB gene encoding glutaconate CoA-transferase subunit B, protein MSDYTKYTKQEMQAYAIAKNIKENQIVIVGTGLPLIGASLAKRAVCPSCHPIVESGLMDCSPVEVPRSVGDNRFMAHCAVQWPNIRFIGFEANEWLHDADRLVAFIGGAQIDPYGNVNSTCIYGKGDYVKPQTRFTGSGGANGIATYCNTIIMMQHQKRRFMEKIDYITSCGWMDGPGGRERAGLPGNRGPQMVVTDLGIMKFDEETKRMYLAYYYPFSSPEMVQENTGFEIDVSRAELMEGPSPDIIKLIREEIDPGQAFIKVPKE, encoded by the coding sequence ATGTCTGATTATACTAAGTACACTAAGCAGGAGATGCAGGCTTACGCCATTGCTAAGAACATTAAGGAGAATCAGATCGTCATCGTGGGCACCGGCCTTCCTCTGATCGGCGCCTCCCTGGCCAAGCGGGCTGTCTGCCCCTCCTGTCATCCCATCGTAGAGAGCGGTCTGATGGACTGCTCCCCCGTGGAAGTGCCCCGCTCCGTGGGTGACAACCGCTTCATGGCTCACTGTGCTGTGCAGTGGCCCAACATCCGCTTCATCGGCTTTGAGGCCAATGAGTGGCTGCACGATGCCGACCGTCTGGTGGCCTTCATCGGCGGCGCCCAGATCGATCCCTACGGAAACGTGAACTCCACCTGCATCTACGGCAAGGGCGACTATGTCAAGCCCCAGACCCGTTTCACCGGTTCCGGCGGCGCCAACGGCATTGCCACCTACTGCAACACCATCATCATGATGCAGCACCAGAAGCGCCGCTTCATGGAGAAGATCGACTACATCACCTCCTGCGGCTGGATGGACGGCCCTGGCGGCCGTGAGCGCGCTGGCCTGCCCGGCAACCGTGGTCCCCAGATGGTTGTTACCGACCTGGGCATCATGAAGTTCGACGAGGAGACCAAGCGGATGTACCTGGCTTACTACTATCCGTTCTCCAGCCCCGAGATGGTTCAGGAGAACACCGGTTTCGAGATCGACGTGTCCCGCGCTGAGCTGATGGAGGGTCCCAGCCCCGACATCATCAAGCTGATCCGCGAGGAGATCGACCCCGGCCAGGCCTTCATCAAGGTCCCCAAGGAGTAA